In the Sandaracinus amylolyticus genome, GTGCGGCGCCTCGGGCAGCGCCCGCCAGCCGACGTCGGTCGCGCGCTGCGCGAGGAGCGCCTCGAAGCTCGAGCCCGCGACCCCTCGCGCCGACGTCGCGATCACCGCCGCACCGTTGCGCGCCGCGAGCCACTCGCGCGCTTCGTCGATCATGTGCTGTGAGCACACATCGGCGCGCGAGAGCACCACGACGTCGGCATATCCGATCTGCTCGAGCGCGAGATCGTTCTGCGCGAGCGAGGGCAACCGCGTCGCGTCCACGACCGTGATCACACCATCGAGCTGCAGCGCCTCGGTCCGACCGATCGCGCGGATCACGCCGGCGGGCGACGCCGCGCCCGACGTCTCCACGAGCACCCGCCGTGGCGCGCGCGATGCGAGCTCCGAGAGCGCGCGCACCAGCTCTCCGTAGGTCGTGCAGCAGATGCACCCGCCGGTGATCTCGACCAGCGTCCGCGCGCGCTCCGCGAGCAGCTCGCCGTCGATCCCGATCGCGCCCAGCTCGTTCACGATCACCGCGATCTCGCCGCGCGCGTGCTCGCCGAGCCACGCGTTCACGAGGGTGGTCTTCCCCGCGCCGAGGAAGCCGGTCACCACGCTCACCGGGATCGTCCCGACCCGCATCGTGGGCAGTCTGCGACGGCGCGCGCTCCGCGTCGCGCGCCTCTGTTAGAGTCCGGCCCGATGGTCCGCACACGCATGTCGATCGTTGCGCTGACGCTCGCGCTCGGTGCCTGCAGCTTCATCGACGACTTCGGCAAATTCGAGTTCCAGGGCGACGACATGGACGCCCGGGTCGACGGCGACGGTGGCATTCGCGCCGATGGATGCAGCGTCGCGCGCGACGAGACGTGCAACGGCGAGGACGACGACTGCGACACCCGCGTCGACGAGCAGCCGACCGAGTGCGGCGGGCCGAACGAGCTCACCTCGTGCTCGGCGGGGACCTGCACGGTCACCGGCTGCGCCGAGGGCTGGGGCGACTGCGACAACAGCGTCGACGGTTGCGAGCACGACATCGCGAGCGATCACGCGTCGTGCGGCGCGTGCGGCATCCCGTGCGCCGCGACCGCGGCGTGCGTCGCGTCGACCTGCTCCGCGGGAGAGACCGGCTGGTCGCTGCTCGTGCCCAACGTGCAGTGGAGCGCCATCGCCGCCGGCGAGCGCGCGTTGATCGCGGCGGGCACGTTCCCGGGCACGGTGACGGTCGGCGCCTCGAGCCTGGTCTCGCGTGGCTCCGACGACGTGCTGATCACGCGCATCGACGACGCGGCGGGCACGCCGCTCTGGTCGCGCACGTTCGGCGGCAGCTCGCTCGAGCGCGTCGTCGACGCGGAGATCGCGGGATCGCTCGGCGACGTCGTGGTCGCGGGCACGACCGCGTCGCCGACGATGATCTACGCCGACGACGCGACGCAGGCGCTCTTCGGCGCGGCGAACACCACCGACGCGTTCGTGATCTCGCTCGCCGACGACGGATCGCTGCGCTGGTGGGCGCAGTACGGCGGCACCGGCTACGACAACGTCGTCGCGGTCGCGCGCGACGAGGACGGCTCGACGTACGTCGCGGGCAACTACTCGGGCGGCTTCTCGATCCGCAACGATCGCGACTCGTCGGGGATCCCGATCCCCTACGCCAGCGCGCCGCCCGACGGCGTCTTCGTCGTCAAGCACGAGCTCTCGGGCCGCACCGCCTGGGTGCGGACGTTCCCGCGAGGACCGGAGTTCATCGAGGCGTTCGCCTTCGGCGGCGACACGATCTTCCTCGGCGGCGAGCTCGACGACGGGATGACGTTCGACGAGATCGTGCTCACGCCGAACGCGTTCCGCCAGGGCTACGTGGTGGCGCTCTCGGCCGCCGACGGCATGGCGCAGTGGGGCCGCATCTACGGCGTGCCGGAGAACGAAGAGGGCGAGCTGCTGCGCTGGATGACCGCCGATCCCGAGGGGAACGTGTACTTCAGCACGCGCACCAACGGCGGCGCGGACTACGGCGGCGGCATGATCCCGCTGGCGCTCTCCGAGGGGTTCACGCTCGTGAGCCTCACGTCGAGCGCGGAGCATCGCTTCTCGCGCATCTTCTCGGATCAGTACGGCGAGGGTGGGGTGAACCGAATGCGCTTCGCGGGCGGGCACCTGCTGATCGCGGGATGGTCGGGGGCGGACGCGGACCTCGGCGGCGGCACGTTGCCCAACGTCGGGCGCAACGACGCGCTCGCGCTGCAGATCACGCCCGACGGTGCGTGGCGTTGGTCGGCGGTGATCGGGAGCACGGAGTTCGACGGTGCGAGCGCGATCACGTCGAGCGTGGACGGAGAGCGCGTCTACGCGGTGATGGGGCTCGCGGGGACCGTGGTGATCGACGGGACGACGTACGGCACGGGCGGGAGCATCCTCGTGCGCTTCGATCTGCCGGTGGGGAGCGAGCAATGACGAGGACGATCGTGGTCGCGGCGATCGTGATCGCGGCGATGTCGAGCACGCGCGTGAGCGCGCAGGCATCGGGCAGCGACGAGCAGGCGCGCATCCACTTCCAGGCGGGCACGCTCTACTTCGAGCAGGAGCGCTTCGAGGACGCGGCGCGCGAGTACGAAGAAGCGTTCGCGCTCTCGCCGCGCCCCGAGCTCCTGCTGAACGCGGCCACCGCGTGGGATCGTGCGGCGCGCCTCGAAGAGGCGATCGCCGCGCTCGAGCGCGTGATGCAGCAGTTCCCGGGCACCGAGGCGGCGCAGCTCGCGGAGCCGCGCCTCGATCGACTGCGGCGCATGCAGGAGCGCCTCGCGCGCGAGCGCGAGGAGGCCGCGGCGTCGGCGGCGACCACCACGACGACGACCACGACCTCCGAGACGCCGAGCACCGGCGGTGGGCTCGACTACCTGCCGGGCACGATCACGCTCGCGGGCTCGGCTGCGGTCGCGGCGATCGCGATCGTGCTCGGCGTCGTGGCCCACGACACCTACTCGACGCTCGAAGAGCAGTGCGTGGGCGGCGTGTGCCCCGGCGATCTGCGCGACGATCGCGACACCGCGTCGGCGCTCGCCGATGCGTCGACGGCCCTCACGTTCATCGCCGCAGCCGGCGGCATCGCGGGCGTGGTGCTGATCGTCGTGGCGGCGGTGGACGACGCGCCCAGCCCCTCGAGCGAGCACGTGGAGCTCGTGCCGGGCCCGGGCGACGTGGGCATCGGGGCGCGTCTGCGCTTCTGATGACCCGATCGGCGCGCGCCGCGCCTCTCTCCTCCCATGCGGCGCGCGCGTCTCGTCCTGGTCGGGCTCGCTCTCGTGGTCGCGGGGTGCGAGGGCATCCTGATCGAGCGCGGTGGGCTCGGCGAGATCGACGCCGGCGGCACCATCCCGAGGGTCGACGCGGCGCGCCCGATCGATCCGCCGCCGCGCGACGACGACGCGGGCACTCCGCCGCCCGATCCGATCGACGCCGCGATCCCGCCCGACGACGTCGATGCGGGGACGCCGCCTCCGCCGCCTCCTCCTCCGCCTCCTCCTCCGCCTCCGATCGACGCGGGCACCGACACCGACGCGGGCACCGACGCCGGACCGCCCCCGCCTCCTCCGCCGCCTCCTCCTCCCCCGCCGCCTCCGCCTCCGACCGGCTTCGCCGATCTCGTCACCCGCGCGCAGTGGGACGAGATGTTCCCCCAGCGCAACGCGCTCTACTCCTACGACGCGCTCGTCGCCGCGACCGCGTTCCACCCGACGTTCGCGCGCGAGGGCACGATCGAGCAGCGCCGCCGCGAGGTCGCCGCGTTCCTCGCGAACATCGCCCACGAGACCACGGGCGGCTGGGACACCGCGCCCGGCGGTCGATACGCGTGGGGCCTCTACTTCATCCAGGAGGTCGGCTGCGAGAGCGGCGCGTGCACCCAGTACTGCGCGCCCTCGGGCACCGATCCCTGCGCGCCCGGCCGCACCTATCACGGCCGCGGTCCCATCCAGCTCTCGTGGAACTACAACTACGGCCCGATGGGCCGCGAGCTCGGCGTGGACCTGCTCGCCGATCCCGACGCGATCACGCGTGACGGCGTCGTCGCGTTCCGCACCGCGCTCTGGTTCTGGACCACGGCGCGGTCCCCGAAGCCCTCGTGCCACGACGTGATCACCGGGCGCTGGACTCCCACCGACGCCGATCGCGCGGCGGGTCGTCTGCCTGGCTTCGGCATGACCGTGAACGTCATCAACGGCGGGCTCGAGTGCAATCGACCGGGCGACTACCGCGTCGCGGATCGGCTCGGCTTCTACGCGCGCTTCACGTCGATGCTCGGCGTCTCGCAGGGCGACAACGTCGACTGCGCATCGATGCTCCCGTATTGAGCTGAGCTTGCGGGAGGGGTCTTGGAAGACCCCTCCCCCCGACCGGCGGAGCCGGATCGGGCCCCCCCTCCCCGAACACTGCGCGCGGGGTACCAGCCCCGCTTGCTCACGCGCCTACGCGCGAGACGTCCGAGCTCACTCCGCGAGCGCGCAGCGCGGCCTCAACATCACCGCTTCGCGCACCTCCGAGCCCTCGCGCTGCGCGACCGCGAGCACCCGCAGATCCTCGGTGACGCGGACCGCGCGGGTGACGTGCCACGCTGCTCCGTCGGCGAGCAGCGCGTCGATCGCGAGCTTGCGATCGCCCACCATCATCCACCCGTACGCGTTCGGTCCGGTGACGCTCGGCCCGGTGTCGCCCCCGACGATCACTCCGTGATCGTTCACGTCGGTCGCCGCGCCCCACGCCAGCTCGGGCACCGGGAGCAGCGGGATCCGCGCGATCAGCTCGCCACGCCACACCACCGGCGTCATCGCGTCGCTGGTGAGCGACGACGCAGTGCCCACGATGAACGCTCCGTCGTCGGAGATCGCGAGCGCCCGTGACCTCAGCGCTCCGTCGTTCGGCAGGAGGCGCAGCTCGCCCGCGCCGGTCCACACGAACGCGCGCCACACGCCGAGCGTCTCGTCCGCGGTCGACGTGCCCACCACCGTGCTCGTCCCGTTCTGCACGATGTCCAGCGCCTGCACCACGGCGTGCCGCGTGTTCGCGTCGGGCGGCA is a window encoding:
- a CDS encoding CobW family GTP-binding protein, with translation MRVGTIPVSVVTGFLGAGKTTLVNAWLGEHARGEIAVIVNELGAIGIDGELLAERARTLVEITGGCICCTTYGELVRALSELASRAPRRVLVETSGAASPAGVIRAIGRTEALQLDGVITVVDATRLPSLAQNDLALEQIGYADVVVLSRADVCSQHMIDEAREWLAARNGAAVIATSARGVAGSSFEALLAQRATDVGWRALPEAPHESAIESVSLVLDAELDEDRFLDWMEEELARVAGRLLRTKGVLAIRGVDERMILQGVADEVDVSFGASWREDETRRSRLVIVGYGLDRDVLARGFEACRAAPT
- a CDS encoding tetratricopeptide repeat protein; this translates as MTRTIVVAAIVIAAMSSTRVSAQASGSDEQARIHFQAGTLYFEQERFEDAAREYEEAFALSPRPELLLNAATAWDRAARLEEAIAALERVMQQFPGTEAAQLAEPRLDRLRRMQERLAREREEAAASAATTTTTTTTSETPSTGGGLDYLPGTITLAGSAAVAAIAIVLGVVAHDTYSTLEEQCVGGVCPGDLRDDRDTASALADASTALTFIAAAGGIAGVVLIVVAAVDDAPSPSSEHVELVPGPGDVGIGARLRF
- a CDS encoding glycoside hydrolase family 19 protein is translated as MRRARLVLVGLALVVAGCEGILIERGGLGEIDAGGTIPRVDAARPIDPPPRDDDAGTPPPDPIDAAIPPDDVDAGTPPPPPPPPPPPPPPIDAGTDTDAGTDAGPPPPPPPPPPPPPPPPPTGFADLVTRAQWDEMFPQRNALYSYDALVAATAFHPTFAREGTIEQRRREVAAFLANIAHETTGGWDTAPGGRYAWGLYFIQEVGCESGACTQYCAPSGTDPCAPGRTYHGRGPIQLSWNYNYGPMGRELGVDLLADPDAITRDGVVAFRTALWFWTTARSPKPSCHDVITGRWTPTDADRAAGRLPGFGMTVNVINGGLECNRPGDYRVADRLGFYARFTSMLGVSQGDNVDCASMLPY